The following are encoded together in the Vespa crabro chromosome 12, iyVesCrab1.2, whole genome shotgun sequence genome:
- the LOC124428488 gene encoding coiled-coil and C2 domain-containing protein 1-like isoform X2, which yields MFGKKKEPKRQSRSGNLAQYGIFQVPDSLDDLGGTGEDEDDEDLEAELAALTSGDDNTTTTKQKHKVHRKDSFGLDAMVSESMKGIGEEEEEEEDISDGEDDPDLLEELNMIADDEQEINRDEKDPDNSPTKEYDGSMGDDRLKLLQERLELYRRAEKKAKEQNEAGKARRFGRGIKTLQQLLKDAQTGGVINEADIPPPLPPSAVFTEPPTDDGASPEVSKENPSLVSLERDNDSEVGQAAPAVVQVDQDALALLNKRQQEYKIGALAWKKAGNIQEAMQYVKIAKQFDIVIAAINAGEAIDLSDMPPTPIGPTVSASIPPPASPSVEKEDVEVQQRAEPDKMPSSNKIDELTEQRYGIENIEGALKERLDVYKRTKAIAENEGNSSKVRRYGRICKQFEEAIKLHARGKSVPLDELPVPPGFSPLSIQSAVSEEKEEDEKSKPNANSEGTSGTIAPPPRANIAANKNLKHATRADKQMAMLQQRQYELKEAALKAKKDGDLDLARDYLRQAKGIQPLIQASIAGLPVDMNSIPLSPVAKMELSANGLTGQTDENFQLIFSEDCSEERTGGTDEQIYDNLENQLIKQIKLCLSTRDHSKQLGDVPGYNRWERLALGYTRDLDMLRVRRRDALPAPLHHYETKTYAIVQSCTDLNDSDIEISIIRGINYPRDADTYVMFEFPYPSDNPPADRTSTVKGTCNPEYQAVFPLTGILDRSSRQCQRAFKRHALKCQVWAKGCSLNPILCCTHPRGFFRSDSLLGTVTVKLQSLEMQCVLHDSFPLMEGRKPTGGKLELKMRLRNPIITKQIEQMTDKWLIIDN from the exons ATGTttggtaaaaagaaagagccaAAGAGACAGTCCAGATCTGGAAATCTTGCCCAG tATGGAATATTCCAAGTACCCGACAGTTTGGACGATCTCGGAGGTACGGgagaggacgaggacgacgaagaTTTGGAAGCCGAATTGGCTGCTTTAACGAGCGGCGACGATAATACGACGACGACCAAGCAAAAGCATAAGG TTCACAGGAAAGATTCTTTCGGCTTGGATGCAATGGTCTCTGAAAGTATGAAAGGTAtaggagaggaggaggaggaggaggaggatattTCTGACGGAGAAGACGATCCAGATTTACTg GAAGAACTCAATATGATTGCCGATGATGAGCAAGAGATAAATCGGGATGAAAAAGATCCTGATAATAGCCCTACTAAAGAGTATGACGGTTCTATGGGAGACGATAGGTTAAAGTTGTTACAGGAAAGATTAGAACTTTATCGAAGGGCAGAGAAGAAAGCAAAGGAACAAAACGAAGCTGGTAAGGCCAGGAGATTTGGTAGGGGAATTAAAACGTTGCAACAATTATTGAAGGATGCTCAGACCGGTGGTGTTATAAATGAGGCCGATATTCCACCTCCTTTACCTCCTTCGGCTGTATTCACAGAGCCACCTACgg aCGATGGTGCATCCCCCGAAGTATCAAAGGAAAATCCCTCGTTGGTGAGTCTTGAACGAGATAATGATTCGGAAGTTGGTCAAGCGGCACCGGCGGTTGTTCAGGTCGATCAGGATGCATTAGCTTTGTTAAATAAACGACAGCAGGAATATAAGATTGGTGCGCTTGCATGGAAGAAAGCTGGTAACATTCAAGAGGCTATGCAATATGTAAAAATTGCAAAACAATTTGATATAGTTATAGCGGCAATTAATGCCGGAGAAGCAATCGATTTGTCCGATATGCCACCTACGCCAATCGGACCTACCGTCTCAGCCTCCATACCTCCTCCTGCGTCACCCTCCGTTGAAAAGGAAGACGTTGAAGTTCAGCAACGTGCCGAGCCAGATAAAATGCCTTCttcgaataaaattgatgAATTAACCGAACAACGGTatggaatagaaaatatagaagGTGCTCTTAAAGAGCGCCTTGACGTATATAAGCGAACAAAAGCGATCGCCGAGAACGAAGGAAATTCTTCGAAAGTCCGAAGATACGGCCGTATTTGCAAGCAGTTTGAGGAAGCGATTAAATTGCACGCACGTGGCAAATCCGTGCCTCTGGATGAACTTCCTGTTCCGCCGGGTTTCTCGCCGCTTTCTATTCAATCGGCCGTAtcagaggagaaggaagaagatgaaaaatccAAACCGAATGCTAATTCAGAGGGAACGTCCGGGACAATTGCGCCACCTCCGCGAGCAAATATAG cggcaaataaaaatctaaagcACGCTACGCGGGCGGATAAACAGATGGCAATGTTGCAACAACGTCAATACGAATTGAAAGAGGCCGCGTTAAAAGCCAAGAAGGACGGAGATTTGGACTTGGCGCGGGATTATTTGAGACAGGCTAAAGGAATACAGCCCTTGATCCAAGCCAGTATAGCTGGTTTACCGGTCGATATGAATTCTATACCCTTATCGCCAGTTGCCAAAATGGAACTTAGTGCGAACGGCTTGACCGGCCAAACGGACGAAAATTTCCAATTGATCTTCAGCGAAGACTGTTCGGAGGAACGGACTGGTGGAACTGACGAACAAATTTACGATAACTTGGAGAACCAAttgattaaacaaataaaa TTGTGCCTTTCTACGAGAGATCATTCGAAACAATTGGGAGACGTTCCAGGATATAACAGATGGGAACGACTCGCCCTAGGATATACCCGGGACTTGGATATGTTACGGGTTAGAAGACGCGACGCGTTACCGGCTCCGTTGCATCACTATGAGACAAAGACATATGCGATAGTACA GAGTTGTACCGACTTGAACGATAGCGATAttgaaatttcgataataagggGTATCAATTACCCACGAGATGCTGATACTTACGTCATGTTTGAGTTTCCCTATCCCTCGGACAATCCTCCTGCAGACAGAACATCGACGGTTAAAGGTACATGCAATCCCGAGTACCAAGCTGTCTTTCCCTTAACAGGAATCCTGGATCGTAGCTCGCGCCAATGTCAACGGGCATTCAAACGACATGCTCTCAAGTGTCAAGTTTGGGCGAAAGG ATGCTCGCTGAACCCCATCCTGTGTTGCACTCATCCAAg AGGATTTTTCAGAAGCGACAGTTTGCTGGGTACCGTGACAGTAAAATTGCAATCACTTGAGATGCAATGTGTTCTACACGATTCATTTCCA TTAATGGAGGGGAGGAAGCCAACAGGAGGAAAGCTCGAGTTGAAGATGCGCCTTAGAAATCCGATTATCACGAAACAGATAGAACAAATGACCGACAAATGGTTGATCATCGATAACTGA
- the LOC124428488 gene encoding coiled-coil and C2 domain-containing protein 1-like isoform X3, with amino-acid sequence MFGKKKEPKRQSRSGNLAQVKLIDNYGIFQVPDSLDDLGGTGEDEDDEDLEAELAALTSGDDNTTTTKQKHKVHRKDSFGLDAMVSESMKGIGEEEEEEEDISDGEDDPDLLEELNMIADDEQEINRDEKDPDNSPTKEYDGSMGDDRLKLLQERLELYRRAEKKAKEQNEAGKARRFGRGIKTLQQLLKDAQTGGVINEADIPPPLPPSAVFTEPPTDDGASPEVSKENPSLVSLERDNDSEVGQAAPAVVQVDQDALALLNKRQQEYKIGALAWKKAGNIQEAMQYVKIAKQFDIVIAAINAGEAIDLSDMPPTPIGPTVSASIPPPASPSVEKEDVEVQQRAEPDKMPSSNKIDELTEQRYGIENIEGALKERLDVYKRTKAIAENEGNSSKVRRYGRICKQFEEAIKLHARGKSVPLDELPVPPGFSPLSIQSAVSEEKEEDEKSKPNANSEGTSGTIAPPPRANIAANKNLKHATRADKQMAMLQQRQYELKEAALKAKKDGDLDLARDYLRQAKGIQPLIQASIAGLPVDMNSIPLSPVAKMELSANGLTGQTDENFQLIFSEDCSEERTGGTDEQIYDNLENQLIKQIKLCLSTRDHSKQLGDVPGYNRWERLALGYTRDLDMLRVRRRDALPAPLHHYETKTYAIVQSCTDLNDSDIEISIIRGINYPRDADTYVMFEFPYPSDNPPADRTSTVKGTCNPEYQAVFPLTGILDRSSRQCQRAFKRHALKCQVWAKGGFFRSDSLLGTVTVKLQSLEMQCVLHDSFPLMEGRKPTGGKLELKMRLRNPIITKQIEQMTDKWLIIDN; translated from the exons ATGTttggtaaaaagaaagagccaAAGAGACAGTCCAGATCTGGAAATCTTGCCCAGGTAAAACTCATCGataat tATGGAATATTCCAAGTACCCGACAGTTTGGACGATCTCGGAGGTACGGgagaggacgaggacgacgaagaTTTGGAAGCCGAATTGGCTGCTTTAACGAGCGGCGACGATAATACGACGACGACCAAGCAAAAGCATAAGG TTCACAGGAAAGATTCTTTCGGCTTGGATGCAATGGTCTCTGAAAGTATGAAAGGTAtaggagaggaggaggaggaggaggaggatattTCTGACGGAGAAGACGATCCAGATTTACTg GAAGAACTCAATATGATTGCCGATGATGAGCAAGAGATAAATCGGGATGAAAAAGATCCTGATAATAGCCCTACTAAAGAGTATGACGGTTCTATGGGAGACGATAGGTTAAAGTTGTTACAGGAAAGATTAGAACTTTATCGAAGGGCAGAGAAGAAAGCAAAGGAACAAAACGAAGCTGGTAAGGCCAGGAGATTTGGTAGGGGAATTAAAACGTTGCAACAATTATTGAAGGATGCTCAGACCGGTGGTGTTATAAATGAGGCCGATATTCCACCTCCTTTACCTCCTTCGGCTGTATTCACAGAGCCACCTACgg aCGATGGTGCATCCCCCGAAGTATCAAAGGAAAATCCCTCGTTGGTGAGTCTTGAACGAGATAATGATTCGGAAGTTGGTCAAGCGGCACCGGCGGTTGTTCAGGTCGATCAGGATGCATTAGCTTTGTTAAATAAACGACAGCAGGAATATAAGATTGGTGCGCTTGCATGGAAGAAAGCTGGTAACATTCAAGAGGCTATGCAATATGTAAAAATTGCAAAACAATTTGATATAGTTATAGCGGCAATTAATGCCGGAGAAGCAATCGATTTGTCCGATATGCCACCTACGCCAATCGGACCTACCGTCTCAGCCTCCATACCTCCTCCTGCGTCACCCTCCGTTGAAAAGGAAGACGTTGAAGTTCAGCAACGTGCCGAGCCAGATAAAATGCCTTCttcgaataaaattgatgAATTAACCGAACAACGGTatggaatagaaaatatagaagGTGCTCTTAAAGAGCGCCTTGACGTATATAAGCGAACAAAAGCGATCGCCGAGAACGAAGGAAATTCTTCGAAAGTCCGAAGATACGGCCGTATTTGCAAGCAGTTTGAGGAAGCGATTAAATTGCACGCACGTGGCAAATCCGTGCCTCTGGATGAACTTCCTGTTCCGCCGGGTTTCTCGCCGCTTTCTATTCAATCGGCCGTAtcagaggagaaggaagaagatgaaaaatccAAACCGAATGCTAATTCAGAGGGAACGTCCGGGACAATTGCGCCACCTCCGCGAGCAAATATAG cggcaaataaaaatctaaagcACGCTACGCGGGCGGATAAACAGATGGCAATGTTGCAACAACGTCAATACGAATTGAAAGAGGCCGCGTTAAAAGCCAAGAAGGACGGAGATTTGGACTTGGCGCGGGATTATTTGAGACAGGCTAAAGGAATACAGCCCTTGATCCAAGCCAGTATAGCTGGTTTACCGGTCGATATGAATTCTATACCCTTATCGCCAGTTGCCAAAATGGAACTTAGTGCGAACGGCTTGACCGGCCAAACGGACGAAAATTTCCAATTGATCTTCAGCGAAGACTGTTCGGAGGAACGGACTGGTGGAACTGACGAACAAATTTACGATAACTTGGAGAACCAAttgattaaacaaataaaa TTGTGCCTTTCTACGAGAGATCATTCGAAACAATTGGGAGACGTTCCAGGATATAACAGATGGGAACGACTCGCCCTAGGATATACCCGGGACTTGGATATGTTACGGGTTAGAAGACGCGACGCGTTACCGGCTCCGTTGCATCACTATGAGACAAAGACATATGCGATAGTACA GAGTTGTACCGACTTGAACGATAGCGATAttgaaatttcgataataagggGTATCAATTACCCACGAGATGCTGATACTTACGTCATGTTTGAGTTTCCCTATCCCTCGGACAATCCTCCTGCAGACAGAACATCGACGGTTAAAGGTACATGCAATCCCGAGTACCAAGCTGTCTTTCCCTTAACAGGAATCCTGGATCGTAGCTCGCGCCAATGTCAACGGGCATTCAAACGACATGCTCTCAAGTGTCAAGTTTGGGCGAAAGG AGGATTTTTCAGAAGCGACAGTTTGCTGGGTACCGTGACAGTAAAATTGCAATCACTTGAGATGCAATGTGTTCTACACGATTCATTTCCA TTAATGGAGGGGAGGAAGCCAACAGGAGGAAAGCTCGAGTTGAAGATGCGCCTTAGAAATCCGATTATCACGAAACAGATAGAACAAATGACCGACAAATGGTTGATCATCGATAACTGA
- the LOC124428488 gene encoding coiled-coil and C2 domain-containing protein 1-like isoform X1 has product MFGKKKEPKRQSRSGNLAQVKLIDNYGIFQVPDSLDDLGGTGEDEDDEDLEAELAALTSGDDNTTTTKQKHKVHRKDSFGLDAMVSESMKGIGEEEEEEEDISDGEDDPDLLEELNMIADDEQEINRDEKDPDNSPTKEYDGSMGDDRLKLLQERLELYRRAEKKAKEQNEAGKARRFGRGIKTLQQLLKDAQTGGVINEADIPPPLPPSAVFTEPPTDDGASPEVSKENPSLVSLERDNDSEVGQAAPAVVQVDQDALALLNKRQQEYKIGALAWKKAGNIQEAMQYVKIAKQFDIVIAAINAGEAIDLSDMPPTPIGPTVSASIPPPASPSVEKEDVEVQQRAEPDKMPSSNKIDELTEQRYGIENIEGALKERLDVYKRTKAIAENEGNSSKVRRYGRICKQFEEAIKLHARGKSVPLDELPVPPGFSPLSIQSAVSEEKEEDEKSKPNANSEGTSGTIAPPPRANIAANKNLKHATRADKQMAMLQQRQYELKEAALKAKKDGDLDLARDYLRQAKGIQPLIQASIAGLPVDMNSIPLSPVAKMELSANGLTGQTDENFQLIFSEDCSEERTGGTDEQIYDNLENQLIKQIKLCLSTRDHSKQLGDVPGYNRWERLALGYTRDLDMLRVRRRDALPAPLHHYETKTYAIVQSCTDLNDSDIEISIIRGINYPRDADTYVMFEFPYPSDNPPADRTSTVKGTCNPEYQAVFPLTGILDRSSRQCQRAFKRHALKCQVWAKGCSLNPILCCTHPRGFFRSDSLLGTVTVKLQSLEMQCVLHDSFPLMEGRKPTGGKLELKMRLRNPIITKQIEQMTDKWLIIDN; this is encoded by the exons ATGTttggtaaaaagaaagagccaAAGAGACAGTCCAGATCTGGAAATCTTGCCCAGGTAAAACTCATCGataat tATGGAATATTCCAAGTACCCGACAGTTTGGACGATCTCGGAGGTACGGgagaggacgaggacgacgaagaTTTGGAAGCCGAATTGGCTGCTTTAACGAGCGGCGACGATAATACGACGACGACCAAGCAAAAGCATAAGG TTCACAGGAAAGATTCTTTCGGCTTGGATGCAATGGTCTCTGAAAGTATGAAAGGTAtaggagaggaggaggaggaggaggaggatattTCTGACGGAGAAGACGATCCAGATTTACTg GAAGAACTCAATATGATTGCCGATGATGAGCAAGAGATAAATCGGGATGAAAAAGATCCTGATAATAGCCCTACTAAAGAGTATGACGGTTCTATGGGAGACGATAGGTTAAAGTTGTTACAGGAAAGATTAGAACTTTATCGAAGGGCAGAGAAGAAAGCAAAGGAACAAAACGAAGCTGGTAAGGCCAGGAGATTTGGTAGGGGAATTAAAACGTTGCAACAATTATTGAAGGATGCTCAGACCGGTGGTGTTATAAATGAGGCCGATATTCCACCTCCTTTACCTCCTTCGGCTGTATTCACAGAGCCACCTACgg aCGATGGTGCATCCCCCGAAGTATCAAAGGAAAATCCCTCGTTGGTGAGTCTTGAACGAGATAATGATTCGGAAGTTGGTCAAGCGGCACCGGCGGTTGTTCAGGTCGATCAGGATGCATTAGCTTTGTTAAATAAACGACAGCAGGAATATAAGATTGGTGCGCTTGCATGGAAGAAAGCTGGTAACATTCAAGAGGCTATGCAATATGTAAAAATTGCAAAACAATTTGATATAGTTATAGCGGCAATTAATGCCGGAGAAGCAATCGATTTGTCCGATATGCCACCTACGCCAATCGGACCTACCGTCTCAGCCTCCATACCTCCTCCTGCGTCACCCTCCGTTGAAAAGGAAGACGTTGAAGTTCAGCAACGTGCCGAGCCAGATAAAATGCCTTCttcgaataaaattgatgAATTAACCGAACAACGGTatggaatagaaaatatagaagGTGCTCTTAAAGAGCGCCTTGACGTATATAAGCGAACAAAAGCGATCGCCGAGAACGAAGGAAATTCTTCGAAAGTCCGAAGATACGGCCGTATTTGCAAGCAGTTTGAGGAAGCGATTAAATTGCACGCACGTGGCAAATCCGTGCCTCTGGATGAACTTCCTGTTCCGCCGGGTTTCTCGCCGCTTTCTATTCAATCGGCCGTAtcagaggagaaggaagaagatgaaaaatccAAACCGAATGCTAATTCAGAGGGAACGTCCGGGACAATTGCGCCACCTCCGCGAGCAAATATAG cggcaaataaaaatctaaagcACGCTACGCGGGCGGATAAACAGATGGCAATGTTGCAACAACGTCAATACGAATTGAAAGAGGCCGCGTTAAAAGCCAAGAAGGACGGAGATTTGGACTTGGCGCGGGATTATTTGAGACAGGCTAAAGGAATACAGCCCTTGATCCAAGCCAGTATAGCTGGTTTACCGGTCGATATGAATTCTATACCCTTATCGCCAGTTGCCAAAATGGAACTTAGTGCGAACGGCTTGACCGGCCAAACGGACGAAAATTTCCAATTGATCTTCAGCGAAGACTGTTCGGAGGAACGGACTGGTGGAACTGACGAACAAATTTACGATAACTTGGAGAACCAAttgattaaacaaataaaa TTGTGCCTTTCTACGAGAGATCATTCGAAACAATTGGGAGACGTTCCAGGATATAACAGATGGGAACGACTCGCCCTAGGATATACCCGGGACTTGGATATGTTACGGGTTAGAAGACGCGACGCGTTACCGGCTCCGTTGCATCACTATGAGACAAAGACATATGCGATAGTACA GAGTTGTACCGACTTGAACGATAGCGATAttgaaatttcgataataagggGTATCAATTACCCACGAGATGCTGATACTTACGTCATGTTTGAGTTTCCCTATCCCTCGGACAATCCTCCTGCAGACAGAACATCGACGGTTAAAGGTACATGCAATCCCGAGTACCAAGCTGTCTTTCCCTTAACAGGAATCCTGGATCGTAGCTCGCGCCAATGTCAACGGGCATTCAAACGACATGCTCTCAAGTGTCAAGTTTGGGCGAAAGG ATGCTCGCTGAACCCCATCCTGTGTTGCACTCATCCAAg AGGATTTTTCAGAAGCGACAGTTTGCTGGGTACCGTGACAGTAAAATTGCAATCACTTGAGATGCAATGTGTTCTACACGATTCATTTCCA TTAATGGAGGGGAGGAAGCCAACAGGAGGAAAGCTCGAGTTGAAGATGCGCCTTAGAAATCCGATTATCACGAAACAGATAGAACAAATGACCGACAAATGGTTGATCATCGATAACTGA
- the LOC124428488 gene encoding coiled-coil and C2 domain-containing protein 1-like isoform X6 gives MFGKKKEPKRQSRSGNLAQYGIFQVPDSLDDLGGTGEDEDDEDLEAELAALTSGDDNTTTTKQKHKVHRKDSFGLDAMVSESMKGIGEEEEEEEDISDGEDDPDLLEELNMIADDEQEINRDEKDPDNSPTKEYDGSMGDDRLKLLQERLELYRRAEKKAKEQNEAGKARRFGRGIKTLQQLLKDAQTGGVINEADIPPPLPPSAVFTEPPTDDGASPEVSKENPSLVSLERDNDSEVGQAAPAVVQVDQDALALLNKRQQEYKIGALAWKKAGNIQEAMQYVKIAKQFDIVIAAINAGEAIDLSDMPPTPIGPTVSASIPPPASPSVEKEDVEVQQRAEPDKMPSSNKIDELTEQRYGIENIEGALKERLDVYKRTKAIAENEGNSSKVRRYGRICKQFEEAIKLHARGKSVPLDELPVPPGFSPLSIQSAVSEEKEEDEKSKPNANSEGTSGTIAPPPRANIAANKNLKHATRADKQMAMLQQRQYELKEAALKAKKDGDLDLARDYLRQAKGIQPLIQASIAGLPVDMNSIPLSPVAKMELSANGLTGQTDENFQLIFSEDCSEERTGGTDEQIYDNLENQLIKQIKLCLSTRDHSKQLGDVPGYNRWERLALGYTRDLDMLRVRRRDALPAPLHHYETKTYAIVQSCTDLNDSDIEISIIRGINYPRDADTYVMFEFPYPSDNPPADRTSTVKGTCNPEYQAVFPLTGILDRSSRQCQRAFKRHALKCQVWAKGGFFRSDSLLGTVTVKLQSLEMQCVLHDSFPLMEGRKPTGGKLELKMRLRNPIITKQIEQMTDKWLIIDN, from the exons ATGTttggtaaaaagaaagagccaAAGAGACAGTCCAGATCTGGAAATCTTGCCCAG tATGGAATATTCCAAGTACCCGACAGTTTGGACGATCTCGGAGGTACGGgagaggacgaggacgacgaagaTTTGGAAGCCGAATTGGCTGCTTTAACGAGCGGCGACGATAATACGACGACGACCAAGCAAAAGCATAAGG TTCACAGGAAAGATTCTTTCGGCTTGGATGCAATGGTCTCTGAAAGTATGAAAGGTAtaggagaggaggaggaggaggaggaggatattTCTGACGGAGAAGACGATCCAGATTTACTg GAAGAACTCAATATGATTGCCGATGATGAGCAAGAGATAAATCGGGATGAAAAAGATCCTGATAATAGCCCTACTAAAGAGTATGACGGTTCTATGGGAGACGATAGGTTAAAGTTGTTACAGGAAAGATTAGAACTTTATCGAAGGGCAGAGAAGAAAGCAAAGGAACAAAACGAAGCTGGTAAGGCCAGGAGATTTGGTAGGGGAATTAAAACGTTGCAACAATTATTGAAGGATGCTCAGACCGGTGGTGTTATAAATGAGGCCGATATTCCACCTCCTTTACCTCCTTCGGCTGTATTCACAGAGCCACCTACgg aCGATGGTGCATCCCCCGAAGTATCAAAGGAAAATCCCTCGTTGGTGAGTCTTGAACGAGATAATGATTCGGAAGTTGGTCAAGCGGCACCGGCGGTTGTTCAGGTCGATCAGGATGCATTAGCTTTGTTAAATAAACGACAGCAGGAATATAAGATTGGTGCGCTTGCATGGAAGAAAGCTGGTAACATTCAAGAGGCTATGCAATATGTAAAAATTGCAAAACAATTTGATATAGTTATAGCGGCAATTAATGCCGGAGAAGCAATCGATTTGTCCGATATGCCACCTACGCCAATCGGACCTACCGTCTCAGCCTCCATACCTCCTCCTGCGTCACCCTCCGTTGAAAAGGAAGACGTTGAAGTTCAGCAACGTGCCGAGCCAGATAAAATGCCTTCttcgaataaaattgatgAATTAACCGAACAACGGTatggaatagaaaatatagaagGTGCTCTTAAAGAGCGCCTTGACGTATATAAGCGAACAAAAGCGATCGCCGAGAACGAAGGAAATTCTTCGAAAGTCCGAAGATACGGCCGTATTTGCAAGCAGTTTGAGGAAGCGATTAAATTGCACGCACGTGGCAAATCCGTGCCTCTGGATGAACTTCCTGTTCCGCCGGGTTTCTCGCCGCTTTCTATTCAATCGGCCGTAtcagaggagaaggaagaagatgaaaaatccAAACCGAATGCTAATTCAGAGGGAACGTCCGGGACAATTGCGCCACCTCCGCGAGCAAATATAG cggcaaataaaaatctaaagcACGCTACGCGGGCGGATAAACAGATGGCAATGTTGCAACAACGTCAATACGAATTGAAAGAGGCCGCGTTAAAAGCCAAGAAGGACGGAGATTTGGACTTGGCGCGGGATTATTTGAGACAGGCTAAAGGAATACAGCCCTTGATCCAAGCCAGTATAGCTGGTTTACCGGTCGATATGAATTCTATACCCTTATCGCCAGTTGCCAAAATGGAACTTAGTGCGAACGGCTTGACCGGCCAAACGGACGAAAATTTCCAATTGATCTTCAGCGAAGACTGTTCGGAGGAACGGACTGGTGGAACTGACGAACAAATTTACGATAACTTGGAGAACCAAttgattaaacaaataaaa TTGTGCCTTTCTACGAGAGATCATTCGAAACAATTGGGAGACGTTCCAGGATATAACAGATGGGAACGACTCGCCCTAGGATATACCCGGGACTTGGATATGTTACGGGTTAGAAGACGCGACGCGTTACCGGCTCCGTTGCATCACTATGAGACAAAGACATATGCGATAGTACA GAGTTGTACCGACTTGAACGATAGCGATAttgaaatttcgataataagggGTATCAATTACCCACGAGATGCTGATACTTACGTCATGTTTGAGTTTCCCTATCCCTCGGACAATCCTCCTGCAGACAGAACATCGACGGTTAAAGGTACATGCAATCCCGAGTACCAAGCTGTCTTTCCCTTAACAGGAATCCTGGATCGTAGCTCGCGCCAATGTCAACGGGCATTCAAACGACATGCTCTCAAGTGTCAAGTTTGGGCGAAAGG AGGATTTTTCAGAAGCGACAGTTTGCTGGGTACCGTGACAGTAAAATTGCAATCACTTGAGATGCAATGTGTTCTACACGATTCATTTCCA TTAATGGAGGGGAGGAAGCCAACAGGAGGAAAGCTCGAGTTGAAGATGCGCCTTAGAAATCCGATTATCACGAAACAGATAGAACAAATGACCGACAAATGGTTGATCATCGATAACTGA